The window ATACATGCATCCCTGATAATGCCGAGTTTTGCCTGGATATCGTTGCTTTGTTCGCTGCTCAGATTAAGTAAGTCGTCCAGTAAACAACCAAAAGCCCTTACCTCAAGCCGTTCAAGTGCCGGGGCTAAGTCGCTGTTGTTTTTGTCATAAAAACAAGCAGCTCCAAAATCGCCAAACAGGGTGTTTGCATCATCATCAACCAGGGTGTTATGGGCGTACATATCGCTGTGCATTATGCCCCTGTTATGTAGCTGGACCGCAACGGATGCAATTGTAACGGCAATTTTTACTATTTGCGGGGTTGTGAGCGAGAGGTCTTCTTTAAAAACATCCCGGGTGCAGCTTTGTAAGCTGGGGGGCAGGCCGAGGTTATAAAAAGACGGGGGAATTAAGCCCATTACAAGGCCTTTTTTGTCTTCGGGGTGGGCTGTTATTTGCCCGATGAGCTGTACCAACCCGGGGTGAGCACCGGCGGCAACACAAGTATTCATTTCATCCTCTGGCGAACCATCGCTTGTAACAGCACCTTTAAATATTTTTATGGCAACTTCCGGCGTTTTTGTCACTTTGCGCCAGGTGGCTTTGTGTATAACGCCTGACGCACCTTCACCAAGGTGCTCATTCAATTCCAGGTGGTCCCAATGGATGAGATCAAGTGACTGTGCCGGAGGGATTTCACAAAAAGGGTTTCCCGAAAATGCCAGCCAGGAAAGCCTGGGCATATATAAAAGCCATTGGGGAAATTCGCTTAGCTTATTGGCAGAAATTCGCAGCAACTCCAGGTTGCTGCAATTGCTAAGCTCCGGCGGTAAAGTCGTAAGTTGATTACCGGCAAGCATCAGTTTTTGCATCCTTTTGCAGTTGCCAATAGTGGCAGGCAAATCCGCAATCCTGTTGTTGGTGAGTATTAGCCATCGCAGGTTGGGATTAAGCGATTTTGAAGGAACAGCGGCAATTTGGTTTGATTTAAAGCCTGCAATATCCAGCAAGGGGCAGTCGGCCAGAACTTCGGGTAGAACGGTAAACGGATTTTCTGAACAAAAAAAGATTTTCAGCTTTTTCAGCCTGCCAAAGTCTGCAGGTAGTGCGCTGATGTTGTTATAGGATAGGTCAAGCCTTTCTAAAGTATCTGCCAGTTCGAATATCTCTTCCGGGAAATGTGAGAGTCCCTCGGAAAGCGTAAGCGAAGTGGCGCCTTTTAGTTCGCCGTTTTGTAATTGTAATAAAGTTTGCATGGCAGGGTTTCCTTAAAACAGCCCCTCAATGATATTGGCGGCAGATAAACCCTCCGCTTCGGCGTGGTAACTACGTACAATGCGGTGGGTTAAAATGGGTTTGGCAACGGCTTGTACGTCCTCAATATCGGGCGAATATTTTCCGTTAATAACAGCATGGCATTTTGCTCCGAGTATCAAAAATTGTGATGCCCGCGGGCCGGCTCCCCATGTTAATAAACGGTTTACCTGCGGTGTGGCAAACTGGGTATTGGGACGTGTTTTTGATACCAGCTTTACCGCATATTCCATCACATTATCGGTAACCGGGATGTTGCGTACCAGTTGCTGAAAATAAATGATTTGCTCGGCGTTCAGTATTTTATTAACATCAGCCTTTAAGGTGCTGGTGGTGTTTTTAACAACTTGCAATTCTTCTTGAAATGAGGGGTAGTTTAATGTTACGTTGAACATAAACCTGTCCAGTTGCGCTTCGGGTAGGGGGTAGGTACCTTCTTGTTCAATTGGGTTTTGGGTGGCTAACACAAAAAACGGCTGGGCCAGTTTATGGGTAACCCCGGCGGCCGTAACCGCTTTTTCCTGCATAGCCTCTAATAAGGCAGCCTGCGTTTTTGGTGGGGTACGGTTTATCTCATCGGCCAGGATAATGTTGCTGAAAACGGGGCCGGGTATAAATTTAAAATTACGGTCCTCGCCTAAAATTTCAGACCCTATGATGTCAGATGGCATCAAATCGGGGGTGAACTGGATGCGTTTAAAATCGAGGTCTAATACCTGCGATACCGTTTGTACCAATAGTGTTTTGGCCAAACCGGGTACGCCTACCAGTAAACAGTGGCCGTTGCTGAAAATAGATATCAGCACAAACTTAACAACCTCATCCTGCCCGATTATTACTTTGCCAATTTCGGCACGTATTTGCTGGTAGGCCAGCTTTAAAGCATCTGCGGCTTCAACATCAGAGCGGTGTGGCATAGGTTGTATATTATTTAGCTTGGGCAGTTGTTGTTACGGGCGGAGTTAACCACTTTTTTAATATGTCGCAAGTTTGGTATTCAGGATCAATTTTGATGAACGTTTGTTTACGGCGTTTATCAAACCATTGGTTTACTACCCTGGTGTTTTTATCCTGGTAAGCAAAATCCTTCAGCTTAGGGAAATCCTGCGCCAGGTTGGCCTTGTGGGCATCGGTTGCCGATTTAAGGAATAGTATTTTATAACTCTTTTTACCATCGGCGCCGGTAAATACATCAGGTTTAGATATGCTGCCAACTTTCATGGTATCAACAACCAGGGCAACCTTAGGGTCAAGCTTATCGGTAGGGATAAAGGTTGTACGGGTTTGTACGTTTTCGGCATTCAGCATCATACCACCGTTAAATTTGGTTTCTTTATCGTCCGAATAAAAATTCGCGGCGGCAGAAAAATCAAGATCTTTTTTATGCGCCATCATCAGCGTATAAATACTGTCGGCTTTTGCTTTAGCCCTATCCAAACTGGCTTGCGTAGTGGCCGGCGCTATCAGGATGTGCCTTACATGTACCTGCTCGCCGCGGCGCTCAATAACCTGCAAAAAGTGAAAACCAAAGTCGGTTTCAAACACTGGCGAAATCTCGCCGGCTTTAAGCTTAAAGGCATTGGCTGTAAATTCTTTTACAAACGTAGTACGATCGGCAAAACCAAGGTCGCCACCTTCAACTGCCGATTGCGGATCTTGTGAGTATAGACGTGCTAAAGTTCCAAAGTCCTCGCCTTTTTTTACGCGGGCAAGCAGTTCTTCAGCTTTTTCTTTATACAGCTGTTTTTCTTCTTTACTTAGTTTGGGCTGAAAAACAATTTCGCCAACCTCAACCTCTTTGTTAAATGAAGGCAAGCTATCCTTCGGCATTTTGTTAAAATAATCTTTAACATCCTGTGGCGTAACATTTAGCTTTTCGGTTATTTTTTGCTGCATTTTTTGAGCTATCATCTGCTCTTTCATGTCCGGGCGAATCTCATCTTTATACTGAATTATTGATCGGCCTAAAAATGCTTCCAGTTTATCCTGGCCACCAGCACGCTGCATCATTTCGCGCATGCGGCGGTCAACACTGGCATCAATGTCATCATCCTTTACATCAATACTATCAATAATAGCCTGTTGTGCCAATAGCTTTTGCGTTAATAACGATTGCAGTATCTGGCATTTTACAGACGGATTTGGCTGCATGCCTTCAACCAGGTAACGGGCGTATGATAGTTCAATATCCGACAATAAAATAGGGCTGTTACCAACAATTGCGGCAATTTTATCTAATGTTTTTCCTGGTGTTCTGGCAGTGTTGGTATCTGGTTTGGCTGCAGTAGCGTCTAAAGTAACTTGTGCCTTTGCAACTGATATTATGGAGATAAACCCTAAAACTAATAACCCTAACTTTCTCATGTAATGCTTTATGTACTAAATAAAACGGAAATAACAATTCCGTTAAAACTTCAAATTTCGGTAAAATTTATTAATTATAGCTGCACAATTAAATTGAATAAAAAACAGAGTATTAAGTCGGTAGTCTTTAGTTTAAAGTCAGAGGTCGAAACACGTCTTTTTTTGACTTAAAACTTAGTACTTCGGGCTTCAGACTAAGTACATGCTATAATTGTGCTAATATGGTTATAATGCTTCAAACGGTTTAACTACTTTTGGTTAAAATTTGTTAAAGTGAAAGTTGAAAACCCGGTTGCCCTGCGCTTTATTTTACAAGATGAACTTTATTTGCTGAAAGCAGATAAGGCGATGTACGAAAACCTTGCAATAGCCGAACCTGAAATTGAAAATATTGCGCCCGCTGTAACCGTA is drawn from Mucilaginibacter ginsenosidivorax and contains these coding sequences:
- a CDS encoding AAA family ATPase is translated as MPHRSDVEAADALKLAYQQIRAEIGKVIIGQDEVVKFVLISIFSNGHCLLVGVPGLAKTLLVQTVSQVLDLDFKRIQFTPDLMPSDIIGSEILGEDRNFKFIPGPVFSNIILADEINRTPPKTQAALLEAMQEKAVTAAGVTHKLAQPFFVLATQNPIEQEGTYPLPEAQLDRFMFNVTLNYPSFQEELQVVKNTTSTLKADVNKILNAEQIIYFQQLVRNIPVTDNVMEYAVKLVSKTRPNTQFATPQVNRLLTWGAGPRASQFLILGAKCHAVINGKYSPDIEDVQAVAKPILTHRIVRSYHAEAEGLSAANIIEGLF
- a CDS encoding leucine-rich repeat-containing protein kinase family protein, with the translated sequence MQTLLQLQNGELKGATSLTLSEGLSHFPEEIFELADTLERLDLSYNNISALPADFGRLKKLKIFFCSENPFTVLPEVLADCPLLDIAGFKSNQIAAVPSKSLNPNLRWLILTNNRIADLPATIGNCKRMQKLMLAGNQLTTLPPELSNCSNLELLRISANKLSEFPQWLLYMPRLSWLAFSGNPFCEIPPAQSLDLIHWDHLELNEHLGEGASGVIHKATWRKVTKTPEVAIKIFKGAVTSDGSPEDEMNTCVAAGAHPGLVQLIGQITAHPEDKKGLVMGLIPPSFYNLGLPPSLQSCTRDVFKEDLSLTTPQIVKIAVTIASVAVQLHNRGIMHSDMYAHNTLVDDDANTLFGDFGAACFYDKNNSDLAPALERLEVRAFGCLLDDLLNLSSEQSNDIQAKLGIIRDACMVQDVLLRPDFRYLNDELLKLQLTNPR
- a CDS encoding peptidylprolyl isomerase; protein product: MRKLGLLVLGFISIISVAKAQVTLDATAAKPDTNTARTPGKTLDKIAAIVGNSPILLSDIELSYARYLVEGMQPNPSVKCQILQSLLTQKLLAQQAIIDSIDVKDDDIDASVDRRMREMMQRAGGQDKLEAFLGRSIIQYKDEIRPDMKEQMIAQKMQQKITEKLNVTPQDVKDYFNKMPKDSLPSFNKEVEVGEIVFQPKLSKEEKQLYKEKAEELLARVKKGEDFGTLARLYSQDPQSAVEGGDLGFADRTTFVKEFTANAFKLKAGEISPVFETDFGFHFLQVIERRGEQVHVRHILIAPATTQASLDRAKAKADSIYTLMMAHKKDLDFSAAANFYSDDKETKFNGGMMLNAENVQTRTTFIPTDKLDPKVALVVDTMKVGSISKPDVFTGADGKKSYKILFLKSATDAHKANLAQDFPKLKDFAYQDKNTRVVNQWFDKRRKQTFIKIDPEYQTCDILKKWLTPPVTTTAQAK